GCAGCTCCTTTTGGGTACTGTCCTTATCGTCCGGGTGCTTGGCAAGGTAGGCGGCGGCTTTCTCATACCGGGCAACCTCCGGGTGTTCCTGTTTGAATTTCTCCTTTGTTTTCTTAAAAAATATCTTCTGGTACTTCTCATAGACAGCCTTACATTCTTTGCAGTCTGTCCGGCTGGCAAGAATCCCGTCAATCACTTTGCTGCGGGCTTCCTTTGGCTTCATCTGATTGCGGTAATCGGCGGCTGATTTCCCGGACGCTTCCAGAAACGCTTCTAAGTCCTCCACAGTGGAAAGTCCCTTTTGCCGGAGATAGGACAATGCTTCGCTGACTGCCTTTAAGTCCTGTGAAGTCCCCCGGTTCTGTCCAGCCCTTGTCCAGTCCCTCCGTTCTTCTTTTCGTATCTCCATATACTTCATCAGCAGATTGGGAAGAAGTGTCGCTTCCTCCGCCGTTTTTTGTGCAAGCAGCTCTTTCCGTTTTTCTCCCAGTTCGGTAATCCAGCCTTTGAGGTTTTGAATGAGCTGCCGAATGGACTGCATCAGGCGGTTGGCGGCTTTGATTTCCCGGTTCAGGTTGCCGATATTCGTCTGGATACCACGCTTTTCCATCTGCTGGACAGCAGCCCCCTCATGGACAGTGGGGACTATATCAAGCCCCTGTCTGGCATAGGAACGCAAGTCCACACGCTCCGGGCGGTCATTGGCTTCCAGATAGCGGTTCTGGATGACCTCCCATTCATGCCGCCAGATTTCACAATACTTCTGGTCGTTCCAATCAACCGTATCCTCCTTGTGGCTTTTCCACCTGCCGGACGGAAGTTTTATCCGTTCTCCGCTTTCATCAAGGTCATAAACCTTGCGGCTCTTGGGAAGCCATTTCCCATGTTCGTCCATTGCCCTCATAGTGAGCAGGACATGGGCGTGGGGATTGTGTCCCGGCGGATGGGGGTCATGGATGGCAAAATCAGCAATCATGCCTTTGGAAACAAACTGCTGCTGGCAAAACTCCCGAACAAGGACAGCATATTGGTCAGGCGGTATCTCTCTGGGGATGGTAAGCACCCACCGCCTTGCAAGCTGGGAGTTCCATTGTTTTTCCACAGCTTCGGCGGCGTTCCATAGGGTATTGCGGTCTGCATACGACCGTGGGGCATTTGCCGGGAGCAGGATTTCATTGTGGACGATACCACGCTTTTCCGGGTAGTGCTTCACTTGCTGGTCGTATTCACAGAACAGCTTTTCGCCACTCTGGTAAGCAGCGGCGGCAACCGCAGACTGTCGCTGGCTGCGCTGCACAATCGTGATTTCGTTGTGTGGACAGGGCATTTCGTGTCCCTCCTTTCGGTAATTGGTGGATGGGGTGGCGTTTTACCACCTCATTTTGGGCAGAAAAAAAGCAGGAGACCTTTTTCAGATTTCCTGCTCGGTGTGCCGCTGTATGGGCGGCGGGTATTTAGTTGTAAAAGTTCGGGGCAAGTTGCCCCGATGTGAAGCTGACAAACTGGAATTTTCAAATTAGTCTTTGCAAATAACCTTTGAATCTTCACCATCAATTACAATTCCCTGACGGTTGTTAATTGGGCATAGATTCAAATCCGAAAACTCAGTCATTATTTTCTCGGTAACTTTCTTAAATGGTGCTGTAAGATAATGCGGAAGAACATAGAAATCAATCAAATCAATCCCTGCATCATCTTCTTGTGAGTAGTCCTCCGGCTTTTCATCCATTTGCTCGATATATTGGATGCTTGGAGCGCATATAATTGCGCCTGCCGACTCGCCGATCATCAATTTTCCATTTGCCAATTCCTTTTTCAGCAGTCCATCAGTTCCCGTTTTACGGAGCTGGTCCATAAGAAAGAAAGAATTTCCGCCGGTAAAATATATCACATCTGCTTCTTCAAAAACAGACTGTATCGTTGAATAAGCCTCCGTTGAAATATCAATTTCAGTTACGATCGCTCCCAACTTTTTGAATAATTTTCGAGCCGAGCCGACATAACCGGTGTAGCCTTCACGCAGTGAAGCTGTTGGAATAAATGCGACTTTCTTATTTTCAATTTCTTCCTTTATCAGACTTCCTACACTTGAAAAGTGCGAACATAAAAATAATTTCATCAATATTCTCCTTTATAAATTTCGATTTGTTGTCATCTTCATTATACTTCATTGGCTATCGAAAAGATAGCATATTTTATGAAACTTGTCGGCTGGGAACAGCTTGCAACGCAAGGTGTCCCCAGATGGCAAGTCCACAAAAGGGTAGCTGACGGCAGCCAGCGCAGGGGAAGCGTAGCGTCCCCTGTTTGATTTGGAGCAGACCATGACTGCGGAAAATCACAGCCCTCCGGCGAGGAGCCTTCGGAGAACGCAATGCACCAACCTCTGGGTGGTGTATAATTGCGCCCTTAGTAAACTAAGGGGTTTCCGGCTTCTCCCGTTCCAGCAGTTTTTTCAATAGTTCCTGCGTGTCCTGCCTGTGAAAAATGAGTTTCAACAACAGCATGACATCATCATCTGTCAGGCGTTCCGGCTCTTGCAGAAAACTTTCCAGCATACCGCCACGAGTACAGAGCCGGTGCGTCCGTTCCTTTCGGGTAAGCTGCTTTAACTGGTGCTGCAATGCCTTTTCATCATTGATGGCTTTCCGCAGTTTCTTTTCGCTTTTCTCCAACTCCCGATTGAGTTTTTCCAGCTTTGAGGTATCAGGCAAGGGCAGCGTCCTCCTTTCCCGGTATCAGCACATAAATCCTGTTTGGTTCTCCAACGCCCTGACGCACCCGCATGATAAGTCCGGCGTTTTCCAGTTCATTCAAAGAACGCTTGACCGTCATAGCGCTGCGGGACAGGACTGCGGCAATGGCTGTGACAGGGAAGCAGACAAACAGGATTCCGTTCTCGTCCTCCTGCCCATTGGAGAGCATAGCGTTCAACATCCGGCAGTACATGACCTTTGCGGTGCTGCTGACTGGAAACCCTGTCAACGCTCTTGGAAAAGCCATACAGGGCGGCAATGGTGTGTCTATCGTCATAAATTCAAAATTCATTCGGTGTGTTCCTCCTTTTTCTTTGCTCGTTTGGATAAATAACGGGGGCAGTCAATCACAACCGCCCGGAAGCTCTGCTTGCACCCATGCTGGCATTTCCGGCATAATTCGTTGTAAGTGACACGCCCCCGGTCATTGAGGTAAAAAGAAAGCTCATGCTTCCTCTTTTTGCTCATTCTCGGCATATTGCGCTTCCTCCCGTTTTCGTGTATGGTTTCGGGGCGATTTTCGGCAAAATTACAGCCATAGAGCCGCCTAAAATCTCCCGAAGTATCAGCGATAGGGTAGACTATCCCCCTATCAGATTGTCGTGTTTCGGTATCATTTCGGTGTCAGTTCGCCAGTTCTCCCCGGTGTCGTTCCTCCCCTGAATCTCACAGCGGCGTATCGCTCCCTTTGGTATGCTCGTTTTGGTAAGGGTTCCTCCATATCCCTGCCAAAAGTCATGGCACTACATCGCCGGGGAAGCATATCCCACACAGGCTGGTCATTCGATTGGAATAATCCATCGATGAACTACCTGTATCATAGAACATTTTTGTGCCCTGTGCCGTATGTCCACAAAGTAGGAATTAGGGGTAAAAATCAGAAATTTCCACGATTGCGGAATTGATATGGTATAATCAATTCAACGGTTATAAATGTCGTTAGAAAGGGGGAACTGCTTCAATGAACGGAGCTACTACAATACAGGAACGGCTAAAAGATTTACGATTAAACAAAGGATTAAAACTGGAAGAACTGGCAGAGCAAACAGGTATTTCAAAATCGGCTCTTGGCAGTTATGAAAAAGATGACTATAAGGAAATCAATCATGGCAACCTTATCCTGCTGGCAGATTTTTATGGGGTGTCCCTCGATTATCTCTTTTGCCGGACAGAGAACCGGGCGGAGATCAACACGCCATTAAGGGAGCTGCATTTGAGTGATGAGATGGTAGCACTTCTGAAAAGCGGTCGGATTAACAACCGTCTGCTCTGCGAACTTGCCACCCATAAGGACTTTATCAAGTTTCTTGCGGACATTGAGATTTATGTGGATGGGATTGCCACCATGCAGATTCAGAACCTCAACGCCCTTGTCGATACCGTCCGGCATGAAATCATTGAACGGTATCGCCCCGGCGAAGACGACCCCCATTTGAAAGTGTTGCAAGCCGCCCATATCAGTGATGATGAATATTTCAGCCACATGGTTCTAGATGACCTCAACCTCATTATCCGGGATATTCGGGAAGCCCACAAAAAGGACAGTGAAAGTGCACCCCAGACCACTGTTGCCAATGAACTGAAAGAAAATCTGGAAGCGGTCGAAAACTTCAAGGGTAGCCGGGATGAAAAGCTCGTTGTCCTTTACTGCAAACAGCTCGGCATCAACTATAAAAATCTGTCAGATGAAGAATTTCGCTGGCTGATTCGGATTCTCAAAAAATCAAAGAAAATGGGAACGCCTATCAGTCAGAGGAAAAAACGGTAAAGAAAAACCGCTGTTGCATGGTTTGTTGGCTTCCATGTAGCAGCGGTTTTTGCTGGGATTATTCAGTTGAATTTTTAGAACGACAAACTTGAATTTTTCTTTTTAGAATGAATTATTTATTTTCTACAATAGCACCATATTTCGTATGCGGAAGATATTGTACCTTTAAATAAGTATTTTTATCAACATACCTTGAAAATACTGTGATTTCGATTTCATCATCTTTAACTTTATCATATAGAAAAATACTTCTTCTTTCAGAAGATATATCTGCACCACCATGAGATTGTTCAGTTACATATCCTTCTGCATAATTATACTGTTTGTTTATGATGTAAGGCATATCTAAAACAAAATCTTTCAAATATAAGATTAAAAGAATAGCTACTATAACAAGAACGGTATTAGCCAATCGAAGAAATATTATATCATTTTTTCCAGTATATTCTTTTTTATCGCTTCTTTATCAAAAAATATCGAATAGATAAGTTTTCTTTTTTTAATTAGATAGATAATGCAAGCAATTAAAGCTATAACAAATAATGAAACTCTTATAAACAATCTAAATATAGCAAAATCCATAATATCATTCCCTTAAACTTCTAATTTGTCATAATCATTCTATCATACCGTTATGAATAAATCATCTCATGCAAAACAATTTCTTCTGCCCGGTTGTGAATGTTATTGCAACGCTGCACCCATTCCATTTGACGGGTACGCTTCAATTCCTCGGTCACGCCCTCGGCAGCTTTCATTTGCTCCATGATGGTGTCTAAGCGTTCTTGTGCCTGTTCGTTCAGGTCTGCAAGATATGTCCATAACTCCCCGGTCAGTGTCAATGTGTTCAATCGGGCTGGGTGGACTTCTCTTAAATATTCCCGGTGCATCCGTCCATACTTTCCGATGGGGCGGTGTTCCTCCGGCAGTTTCAAGTCCGGGATGTAGTAATCTCCGACAAGGATATAATCAATTCCGTTTTCCGTTATTCTTGGTTTCAATTCGCTCATGTTCCTTACCTCCTGTGGAAGCAGGCTCGTCTGGTACTAACTCAATCACATCGGTAATCTCACAATTCAGCGTTTCGCAGATACGGGCTAATGTGTCCATGCTGATGTGCTTTCCCTCTTTGCTCATGTTGGCAATCATATTTGTTGTCATACCGGCGGCAAGCCTTAAATCTTCTTTTCTCATATCACGCTCTAACAGTGTATGCCAGAGTGGTTTATAGCTGATGTGCATACTGTTTTCCTGCCTTTCTATCCATACCACCGGGGCGGCTGCCCCGGCAGGAACTTTTCTCTTATTATAACACCAATCTTGTGTAATCACAATTTATTCTTGTAGCTTGCCGCTGATACCGTCTGGATTGTGCTTTTCCTTTCTTTTTGTTCCCTTTAATTAGCCATAAACTGTTTCATGCCCTGGGACTTAGCGCCGGGGTTGTCCGAGCCGTAGCCCTCCAGCAGATTGACCACGCCCCACACGCCAAGGCCAGCGCCGAGGGCAATCACAAGGGTCTGCAAAGTGGTGATGGCAGAAGCGAAAAACTGCATATAGCCTCCTATTCTCCGGGGACAAAGCCCCGGCCATGAAAAAAGCCGCCCTTGCGGGCGGCAGCCTACTACCTTGGGACGAAATGTCCCAAAGCTCTATACAAAAGCGTCCGGGTCGTCGAGGTCGTCATAGTTGAGGATGTCCTCGTCCTCGTCTGTGAGCGCCTCGTCCGGCACGGACACTTCGTACACCTCACATTCCTCGTTCATGCCCGGTCGCCTGCGGCGGTCAATGAGCCTGTCGAGGTCAAAGGCGTTTTTCACTTTATCGGCCTCCGCCGTAAAGCGATAATTGGGGTGCTGTTTCAAATCGTATTTCTTGGAATAGAACGGCGGCAGCCCTCGGAGCTGCAAAATGCACCGATCTCCGGGCATGGTGGCAAGCTCGCTGGGGGTCATCAGCTCCCGCCCGAGCCGCTGGGTGTTCTGGCTGTAACTTTCGGACTGCCCACGGGAGCGTCCCTCAGTCTGCATCGAGATGGTTGCCTTGCCCAGCCAGTTTTCCGAAATTTCCTTGATGGTACTGGCCTCACGGCCACCGAGGAACAGCACACTATCCATGTTGCCGAGAATGGTTTCTGCGTTCTTATCGTAGATGGCCTTACATTGGGCAAGCTGCTGATACAGCAGGCACAGGCTGATCTCACGGGAACGGATGACCGCCACCAGCTTTTCCAAGTTTGGCACCTGCCCGGTGTTGGCCGCCTCGTCCCACAGTACCCGCACATGATGGGGCAGCCGCCCACCGTGAACATTGTCCGCCCGTTCGCACAGGAGGTTGAACATCTGCGAAAACGCCAGCGCCACAAGAAAATTGTAGGTGCTGTCGGTGTCGCTGATGCAGAAGAAAGTAGCCGTCCGGCGATCTCCCATGCGGTCAAGCTCCAGTTCGTCATAAGACATGATCTCCCGAAGCTGCGGGATGTCAAAGGGCGCAAGCCGCGCACCGCAGGAAATGAGGATGCTTTTGGCCGTCTTGCCAGAGACGAAAAGTCAAGGACTTTTTCATCAAATTCAAAAAGCAGTCACATTTTGCGGACTTCCTCACGGAGCAGACGCTTGATTTTGTCCTCCATCGTCTCTTTTGCGGTCTGGCTGAAATGCACACGGACGATATAGGTGGTCTTGCCGATCTGCTTTCTGACAGTCGGGCAAGGGGTGTTGGTGGTGCTGTGGGTTGCGGTATTGTTCATTCAAAATCCTCCTGTAAATGAAAAATGCCCGGTGACTGTTCATCATCGGGCGGTGTCGGTATGAGGGAACAAGGCAAGGCGGCAACATTAAGGTATCTATAAAACCTTTGCCGTCTTTGCCACGCTTGCCGTGTTCCCGTTGTCAGTCTCGGAGATAGCAGACCCATGCTGTGCCGTCTTTCTCGGTCACAAGTCTGTCCCCGATACGGCTCTTTGCCGTTCTCATGGTGCGTGAGGAAATCCCACGCTCATTGACCGCTTTTTCCAGCTCTGCGCTCGGCATACGCTTTCCGTCCGCAAGCAGTTCCAGAATGAGCATTTGCGCCTGTGCGGTCTTACTCTCGGTCTTGCCGGAGTCCGTCCCAGCAAGAAGCTCGTCAGCGGTAATGTCATAAGCTCCTATCCACTCAAAGCCTTTCTCGTCTCCCAGAGAAAAGGCAAGGGACTGTCCGGGCGGCGCAAGGGAGCTTTTCTCATGGATAAGCACCCTCATTGTGGGGCTGTCCTTCAGCTTGCCGATAAAGAGCAGACTGCGGACTGCCGCCGTAATGTCGATAGACCCTAATCCCCGGTAGGTGCTTTGCGTTCCTGCGGCTTTGTTGAGGTGTCCGATCAGCATGATAGCGCACCCGGTAGCCTGTGCAATGTCTCCCAGACTGCGGAATATCGGGCGCACCTCGTTTGCTCTGTTCATGTCCACATCTGCACCCAGAAACGCCTGTACCGGGTCAATGATAACCAACCTTGCGTTGTTCTCACGGATTGCCCTTGCTATGCGCTCATCGGCAAGGGTCAGCGGTGTGTCCCTATCGTCAATGACAAGCACTCTTTCAAGGTCTGCGTCTGCTTCTATCAGTCGGGGCTTGACGGTATCACCCAGACCGTCCTCGGCGGTCTGATAGATGATATTGAAAGGCTCAAGTGTCTCCATACCGGGCAAAGGCTTTCGATTGGTGCAAGCCGCCGCAAGGCGCATGGCAAAGTAGGTCTTGCCCTCGCCGGGATTGCCCTGAATAATTGTCAGCTTTCCAAATGGGATATAGGGAAACCATAGCCATTCCACGCTCGTCAGCTCCACATCAGCCATACGGAGCATTGGGACAGGCTGGGCGGTGGGCAGCTCTCGCAGCGTGATTGTCTCGGCTATGAATTTGCGGCTCGGAATGTCCCCTTGCTGACGGAGAACATCGTTCCAGTCTTTCCTTGCCGGGACAAGGCGAATGACGGCGATCTCGCCGGGAATGGACTGTGCCAGTCGGGTACAGGCTTCGCTTCCTGCGGTGTCGCTGTCAAGGCAGAGGATCACTTTTTTGGTGTCCTTGCGTTCAGAAAGAAAACGGTCAAGGGCTTTGCCTGAAACGCCGCCCAGGGCAAGGTAGCTCCTTGTCTGCCAGTCCTGCGGATAAAGGCAGATAAAGGACAAAAGGTCAATCGGTGCTTCAAAGACAAAGAGCTGGTTGCCGTTTCCCTCATATCGGAACGGATAGGACTTGTCAGATCCGGCAATGTCCTGTCTGAATGAGTCTGCCGTTCCTCGCACATGGGCGTATCTCGGTGTGCCGTTTCGGTCTCTGCCGACAAACACAACATTGTGCCGCTTTGCGTCCTCGTAAATATCCCCGGAAAGAAGAAAAGCCTCAACCAGTTTCGGGTTGAGACCTCGGCTTTCGCAAAGATATTGAATTGCTCTGTCGGCTGTTCGGTTGTGCAAGGGCAAGTGGAACGCTGTGGGCGGTGCTGTGGTGGCTTCGGTCTGTCCCTCGCCGTTTTCGCCTGTCAACATCTGAACAGCTTCGGGAAAGGACTTGCCGTAAAACTCCATGACGAAATCAATGGGATAGCCGCCCTTGCTCTGGCTGTGGCGAAACCACTTGTTTCCCCGGACGGTCAGGCTGTCATGTTCTTTCCAACGGTATTCCCGTCCGCTTTTGATAAGTGTCTCTCCCTGTGTGCGGAGAAAATCTTCCAGACTGACGGCGTTTGCCCGGTCAATCTGTGCTTGGGTGTAATTCATCGGGATAGTTCCTCCTTTTTCTGTCGTGTTTGGGGTCGATTTTGGAGCTTTTGTTCCTCTGTGCGCTCGTTAAATCGGGCGGCAGTATCTACACATGACTTGACCTTCCAAAGGCGGTGTAAATCGTCTCTGACAGCCTTAAACTCGCCATAGGTGGTTTCGTGCGCCTGTTCCAGCTCGTCATACTCGTCGGACAGCTTTTTTCATATCCACCTTGCCGTCTGGGAACTCCCCGGTCAGCTTTCGTCTGGCGGCGTAGAACTGTATCAGTTCCGCTTCATGCTCTGCCTTGTACTTGGCTCTGGGCTTCTCAAACTTGATTTTCTGCAAGCCGTCATAGACAGGCTTCAAGTTCTGGAAAGCAGCGGAGCTGTCATAGAGCTGCTTGATTTCTTTCATTCGTGCGGTCTGCCCGTCCAGCGTTTTCTTCAAGCTCTCTGTGGTGGAGCTGTGTTCATTGACACGGCTTTCCAAATCTTCAAGGTTGTAAATGCCGTTTGCCCGGAGATAATTGAAAGTCTCGTTCATCTCCTTTAGGTTGCTGATTTTGCCTTTCTGGGAATAAGCCCCGGCTTTGCGCTGGGTGTAGTAGGCGTTCAGCAGAGAAACAAGGTTGGGTGCCTGCGGCTTGGCAAGCTCCGCTTTTGCTTCGGCAATCCAATCAAACAGGAGAGCGATTTTCTTCTTGATGTCCCGGATAACGGCATTGGTTGCTCTGATCCAGCGGTTGAACTCGCCTTTCTCGGTGCGTATGCCTTTCTTCTCCATTGCCCGGACGGTTGCGCCCTCATGGACGGTGGGAAGAAGCTCCACGCCCTGACGCTCATAGCTTCGGTGGTCGATACGAACATCAAGCCCTTTCTCCGCAAACTTGGCGTTGCATAGTTCCGCCCATGTCTGCCGCCAATGTTCCAGCGTTTCGGGACTGCCCCAGTCGGTAGTGGGAACGGCATTGAAAACATACTCGCCGTTCTGGTCTCTGATACGATTTCCGTCCTCGTCCAGCTCGTACACTCGTCGTTGCTTTAGCCCCCCATTTACCGTCCTGCTCGATGGGGGCGGATGGGACAAAGCACATGGAAGTGTGGGTTTGGTATGCCGCCGTCCTCCCAGTCTGGCTGGTGTACGGCGAAGTCAACCACCATGCCACGGCTCACAAAGTTCTCCAATAAAAATCGCCTTGCAAGAGCGATGTTTTCCTCAAGGGAAAATTCATTCTGCAAGGCAATGTCAAAGCTGTATGCAAGCTGGGCGTTCTTTCCACGCTCGGCTTTTTCCACGGCGTTCCATAGGGTCTGGCGGTCTGCGTATTCTGGCGGTGCATGGGACGGCAAGAGAATGTCAGAGCAGATCACGCCGCCCTTGCGGGTGTAGTCGCTGTATTCGCCGTAATACTCGCTATACAATCGCTCCCCGGCACGGTAGGCGGCAGAAGCAATAGCGGACTGTCCTGCGCTTCGCTTAGTCTGCGTGACGCTCAGATGAAATAGTGCCATCGGCTTTCAACTCCTTTTCTCTGTTCGCTTGGTTGGTGTGAGTAATCGCCATGTGACGGACGGCTCGCTGGACTTCGGACAGAGAAAAGATGTACTCCATCAGCTCTGTCATTTCGGTGCGTGTGAGATCTTTGACCTCCGGGGCAAGGCTCTCAATCGTGCCGCCCAGATTGCAAAGACGATGGGTGCGTTTCTGCCTTTCGCCTTTCTCCAGATATTTCTTTCTGTTCTCAAGACGGTTGAGCTTGTGCTTCTCCTGTGCAAGCTGCGTCTCGGCTCGTTCCTTTTCGGCTCGGAGCTGTTCAAGGGTTTTCGGTTTTGTCATTGTGATTGACCTCCTTTTTTTGATTTTTGGGATAAAAAAAAGACCGTCAACTTTTCGCATAGTGCGACCAGTCAACGGTCAGTTTTTCGGTATTCAGTTTTTTCAAACTTGCTGGCGGCGAACAGCATTTTATGCTGTTTGCGGACGGCAAGTCCACAAGGGATAGCCGCTTTAGCGGCGCAAGGGGGTGTAGCCACCTTGACGGAACGAAGTGACGCAACATTCTCGGTCAAGCAGTTTTCTTCTGCTGACGGAGAATGAAGCTCCGCAGGACGCACGATACTCCCGATAGGAGAGTATAGAAGTGCGCCCTTTAGTTCCTAAAGGGATTTTCTTCTGACCCAAATTACATAAAATGTAGATCAAGACATTTCTAAGAGGTACTCTCAGATTTTCACAACATAAGGTTCATCTTCAATAATACCCTGATCGTGGGTAACAATGATAACCGTTTTACCTTCTTCATTGAGTTCGTGCAATAACCTCATAACAATATCTCTATTTTTCTTGTCAAGTGAGCCAGTAGGTTCATCTGCCAAAACAACAGAACATTTTTTCATCATAAGACGAGCTAAAGCAACTCTCTGTTGTTCACCACCGGAAAGCTGATAAACTTTTTTGTTAACTTCCTTTGATAACCCCACACGATTAAGAGCTTCTTTAAGTGATACTTTAGTTCGGCTTGATTTTTTAATCAAACTTAAATTTTCTTTAACTGTCTTATTTTCAAGCAGTGCAAAATTCTGAAAAAGAAACCCCACTGTATCCGCAAAAAAACTGTTTTTATTTTTAAGCCGGGTAATATTCAGCCCTTCGATTATGATACTGCCGCTATCCGGCTTTTCGATACCACCAATCATATTGAGCAAAGTGCTTTTTCCACTGCCGCTATCCCCGCTGATTACTACAAAACTTCCATCCGGAATTTCCAAATTAAAGTTGGAGAAAATTATTTTCTCTCCAAATGCTTTATTTAAGCCACGAATTATAATCATAAACATCCACCTTTCAAGGACTTTGAGATATTTGTTTTTTCAACCCACATAACATTTGTGAAAATGATTGCCATTTCAATAATGGTGAGCAATGCTCCAACCAGTAAAGCAATCCCGACACTTGCGTTAGATATAAAAAGCGAAACAATGCAAATCAATATCACAACGGCTATATTTTCTAAGAGATTAACGGAAATAAATCTTTTGTGCCTTTCATAAAAGCGATAGCCCAAAACCTTTTTGAGGGAGATTTCCATCGCATTAAGTCTAAATTCCATTTTCACTTCAGATATGATGATAGCGATATCTAACAGCAATACTAATACGCAAAGAGAGCTTATAAAGCCAATCAGTTTCACGAGGAAACTATGACTATAAGTATAATCCTCCCCGACATTCGTCAGCATAAAATAGTGTGGACCAAGCTGTTCTGCATATTTTTTCGCAGCATTACGAATTGTGCTTTCATCGCATCCGTAGATCACCTCACCATTATATGTTCCTGTTTCGATATAACTTCCATTCAAAGCAACAGCCTCATTTGCCTGATAAATAACAATCGGATTTGTTGCTCTTGACAATCCGTCAATAGCCTCTTCTCTGTTCGAATTGAGATAATAAAATTGCTCTCTGCCAGAATATTCTTTATAAACAACACGCAGTTCTTCTGCATTTTGGGTAAGAGAGTCAATTTCCTCTTTTGCGATATCTTTGTATGATTCCGCATTTTTTCCCTTTGGCACGAAGACCACGATATCCTCTTTTTCATCATCTTCAGTAAGCATATCAGAAAACCCTTGCAGCATATCTCTGGCATTATGATTTACAAAAATATAATTATCCGTATCGCTTATCCGGCTGCCTATGCAGACCACCGGATTTATAGTGTTGTATTCATTTTCGTAAAGGTCATTCCAAAATTCGCTCTCTTTGGATTCCTCCTCATTTTCTTCAAAAGGAGGTTCAATCTGCATAACTCCAAAATAGTAATCATTATAATGATTTTCTAAAAGAGTAGTGTTTGTAAGTAAATTACCTTGAATGCTACTGAGATTTGTAGTTATTGTAAAAATCGTCATAGCAGTAGCAAATACTTTAAGACCGTTCAGAAGATAAAACATACCTTTTTTATCTGAAGCATTGGCAAAGGCTTTTTTTACATCAAAGCGGACAAAAGCAGCATAAGGAATTACGGAAAGAACTGCTCCGGCACAATACACTGCCAAAATGAGATGATCTTCATACGCTCCCGATATAAATTGAGAAACAAGCAACTTTGCTAAGACGAATAATGCAGCATATGAAATCATATCAGCCACTACAGCTTTTAGAGCAATCACAGCAGCATTTTCGCCCAGAGAAGCTCGTACAACTACTTCCTTTTGTCTGCGTATCACCTCAATCATATTAAGTACAATCATCAATA
This genomic window from Pusillibacter faecalis contains:
- the mobQ gene encoding MobQ family relaxase, with amino-acid sequence MPCPHNEITIVQRSQRQSAVAAAAYQSGEKLFCEYDQQVKHYPEKRGIVHNEILLPANAPRSYADRNTLWNAAEAVEKQWNSQLARRWVLTIPREIPPDQYAVLVREFCQQQFVSKGMIADFAIHDPHPPGHNPHAHVLLTMRAMDEHGKWLPKSRKVYDLDESGERIKLPSGRWKSHKEDTVDWNDQKYCEIWRHEWEVIQNRYLEANDRPERVDLRSYARQGLDIVPTVHEGAAVQQMEKRGIQTNIGNLNREIKAANRLMQSIRQLIQNLKGWITELGEKRKELLAQKTAEEATLLPNLLMKYMEIRKEERRDWTRAGQNRGTSQDLKAVSEALSYLRQKGLSTVEDLEAFLEASGKSAADYRNQMKPKEARSKVIDGILASRTDCKECKAVYEKYQKIFFKKTKEKFKQEHPEVARYEKAAAYLAKHPDDKDSTQKELQEEQETLLSEIAELKVPLTEVQEDLKKLRDIRYWVRKATPGTEESKEPPKKQPIKEVLQDKADEKKAQRTAPAQAKHRQQDMEL
- a CDS encoding Type 1 glutamine amidotransferase-like domain-containing protein; this translates as MKLFLCSHFSSVGSLIKEEIENKKVAFIPTASLREGYTGYVGSARKLFKKLGAIVTEIDISTEAYSTIQSVFEEADVIYFTGGNSFFLMDQLRKTGTDGLLKKELANGKLMIGESAGAIICAPSIQYIEQMDEKPEDYSQEDDAGIDLIDFYVLPHYLTAPFKKVTEKIMTEFSDLNLCPINNRQGIVIDGEDSKVICKD
- a CDS encoding DUF3847 domain-containing protein, translating into MPDTSKLEKLNRELEKSEKKLRKAINDEKALQHQLKQLTRKERTHRLCTRGGMLESFLQEPERLTDDDVMLLLKLIFHRQDTQELLKKLLEREKPETP
- a CDS encoding DeoR family transcriptional regulator, translated to MNFEFMTIDTPLPPCMAFPRALTGFPVSSTAKVMYCRMLNAMLSNGQEDENGILFVCFPVTAIAAVLSRSAMTVKRSLNELENAGLIMRVRQGVGEPNRIYVLIPGKEDAALA
- a CDS encoding helix-turn-helix domain-containing protein — protein: MNGATTIQERLKDLRLNKGLKLEELAEQTGISKSALGSYEKDDYKEINHGNLILLADFYGVSLDYLFCRTENRAEINTPLRELHLSDEMVALLKSGRINNRLLCELATHKDFIKFLADIEIYVDGIATMQIQNLNALVDTVRHEIIERYRPGEDDPHLKVLQAAHISDDEYFSHMVLDDLNLIIRDIREAHKKDSESAPQTTVANELKENLEAVENFKGSRDEKLVVLYCKQLGINYKNLSDEEFRWLIRILKKSKKMGTPISQRKKR
- a CDS encoding TnpV protein, with protein sequence MSELKPRITENGIDYILVGDYYIPDLKLPEEHRPIGKYGRMHREYLREVHPARLNTLTLTGELWTYLADLNEQAQERLDTIMEQMKAAEGVTEELKRTRQMEWVQRCNNIHNRAEEIVLHEMIYS
- a CDS encoding helix-turn-helix domain-containing protein, giving the protein MITQDWCYNKRKVPAGAAAPVVWIERQENSMHISYKPLWHTLLERDMRKEDLRLAAGMTTNMIANMSKEGKHISMDTLARICETLNCEITDVIELVPDEPASTGGKEHERIETKNNGKRN
- a CDS encoding transposon-encoded TnpW family protein, whose protein sequence is MNNTATHSTTNTPCPTVRKQIGKTTYIVRVHFSQTAKETMEDKIKRLLREEVRKM